In Marixanthomonas ophiurae, one genomic interval encodes:
- a CDS encoding RsmD family RNA methyltransferase has product MRIISGTHKGRRLIAPKTLPVRPTTDFAKEALFNILGNSLYFNEISLLDLFAGTGNISYEFASRGTEKITAVDVHHGCVKYIKKTAEELEFPIETIKSDVIKYLSAVSSKFDVVFADPPYKFEVQQFEEIIGKIFQNDLINTNGLVIIEHSKDTDLSHLSQFKEFRRYGGSVFSFFQL; this is encoded by the coding sequence ATGCGCATAATTTCTGGAACACATAAAGGAAGACGATTAATTGCTCCAAAAACACTTCCTGTTAGACCTACTACTGATTTTGCCAAGGAAGCACTCTTCAATATTTTGGGAAATTCACTTTATTTTAATGAAATTAGCTTGTTAGATTTATTTGCCGGTACCGGAAATATTAGTTACGAATTTGCTTCACGCGGGACCGAAAAAATTACAGCAGTAGATGTTCATCACGGCTGTGTAAAATACATAAAGAAAACAGCTGAGGAATTAGAGTTTCCTATTGAAACTATAAAATCTGATGTAATAAAATACCTCTCGGCTGTATCATCTAAGTTCGATGTTGTTTTCGCCGACCCACCGTATAAGTTTGAAGTTCAACAGTTCGAGGAAATTATAGGAAAAATCTTTCAAAACGACTTGATAAATACAAACGGATTAGTTATCATTGAACACTCAAAAGACACCGATCTTTCACACTTGTCTCAATTTAAAGAGTTTCGCAGGTACGGTGGGTCTGTCTTTAGTTTTTTTCAGTTATAA